One part of the Truepera radiovictrix DSM 17093 genome encodes these proteins:
- a CDS encoding oligogalacturonate lyase family protein — protein MSVGRIWNDEPFRYRDPHSGREVTQLTRYKGHSNHLYFTDPCWTGDRSFIFTSDREGRSNLFHYDLAEHRITQLTDLDLASRPGGCYSQANRAHYFGDAERLYELELRTLGLRELFRAPRDFVLGERFAPTADGAYVCGTLTERAAFAGEASVPYSYSRFVEFFEKRPLTRVVRIAVATGEAETLHEDRCYLGHVNPSPTQPHLLTFCHEGPWARVDHRIWGLDMVRGQLWKIRPQDDGVAVGHEYWHQDGRYLGYHGFPRTGPRRGFFGAIRPDNTGREEFDFPFHSWHFQSNGLDLVVGDGTQPSVPNAVPFIMLFKREGERFVGPRLLAMHRSTFNDQHAHPHPRFAPDGQHVLYTSDLTGYANLYWVAVGDFYDLPEVAVARGVTE, from the coding sequence ATGAGCGTTGGCCGCATCTGGAACGACGAACCCTTTCGCTACAGGGACCCGCATAGTGGGCGAGAGGTCACCCAGCTGACCCGCTATAAGGGGCACTCCAACCACCTCTACTTCACCGACCCCTGCTGGACGGGCGACCGCTCGTTCATCTTTACCTCCGACCGCGAGGGGCGCTCCAACTTGTTTCACTATGACCTCGCCGAGCACCGCATCACCCAGCTCACCGACTTAGACCTCGCCAGCCGTCCCGGTGGTTGCTACAGCCAAGCGAACCGGGCGCACTACTTCGGGGACGCTGAGCGCTTGTACGAGCTCGAGCTGCGCACGCTGGGGCTGCGCGAGCTCTTCCGCGCCCCGCGGGACTTCGTCCTGGGCGAGCGCTTCGCCCCGACCGCCGACGGCGCCTATGTCTGTGGCACCCTTACGGAGCGCGCCGCTTTCGCCGGCGAGGCGAGCGTCCCCTACAGCTACTCGCGGTTCGTCGAGTTCTTCGAGAAGCGACCGCTGACCCGGGTCGTTCGTATCGCGGTGGCGACCGGCGAAGCCGAGACGCTGCACGAGGACCGCTGCTACCTGGGGCACGTCAACCCGAGCCCAACCCAGCCGCACCTCCTGACGTTTTGTCACGAAGGCCCTTGGGCCCGCGTCGATCACCGCATCTGGGGGCTAGACATGGTGCGCGGCCAACTCTGGAAAATTCGTCCTCAAGACGACGGCGTGGCCGTCGGACATGAGTACTGGCACCAAGACGGGCGCTACCTCGGGTACCACGGCTTTCCCAGGACGGGCCCCCGGCGGGGTTTTTTCGGGGCGATCCGCCCGGACAACACCGGGCGAGAGGAGTTCGACTTCCCCTTTCACTCCTGGCACTTTCAGAGCAACGGTCTAGACCTCGTCGTCGGCGACGGGACGCAGCCCTCGGTGCCGAACGCCGTGCCCTTTATCATGCTGTTCAAGCGCGAGGGGGAGCGCTTTGTCGGTCCGCGCCTGCTGGCGATGCACCGCAGCACCTTCAACGACCAGCACGCCCACCCGCACCCGCGCTTTGCCCCCGACGGCCAGCACGTGCTCTACACTTCAGATCTCACGGGTTACGCGAACCTGTACTGGGTCGCGGTGGGTGACTTCTACGATCTTCCCGAAGTGGCGGTTGCGCGCGGGGTTACGGAGTAA
- a CDS encoding Gfo/Idh/MocA family protein, with translation MAAGCHKLYPPEVNVQTSKRRYALVGTGARAGMYIGSLLDRHAEVGEVVAFCDPNGTRMAFYQRQVRDKTGQTPPAYHPRDFDRLLAEVRPDTVIVTSIDRTHHHYIIRALEAGSDAITEKPMTTTAEKCQAIIGAVRRTGRALTVTFNYRYSPRNAKVKELIQSGEIGEVLSVHFEWLLDTRHGADYFRRWHRDKRNSGGLMVHKASHHFDLVNWWLGDVPEMVFAMGGLRFYGRDNAEARGVEHFYSRAYGSEAAKCDPFAIDLAADPELRALYLDAEHEDGYFRDQSVFGDGISIEDTMAVLVRYEGGAVMSYSLNAHCPWEGYRVMLNGTKGRLEVDVVERSYVSGSVGDHKTLEQHHVEVDPSYGRGERAERPTLLLQKHWERAQAVPFEEGRGGHGGGDVRLLDDLFFGASDDPLGRAAGYLDGARSVLTGVAANQSLATGLPVNIGDLVKW, from the coding sequence ATGGCGGCTGGCTGCCACAAACTGTACCCGCCGGAGGTTAACGTGCAGACCTCGAAGAGACGCTACGCGCTGGTCGGTACCGGCGCCAGGGCTGGGATGTACATCGGCTCGCTGCTTGATCGGCACGCCGAGGTGGGCGAGGTGGTCGCTTTTTGCGATCCTAACGGTACGCGCATGGCGTTTTATCAGCGGCAGGTCCGGGACAAGACGGGTCAAACGCCACCGGCGTATCACCCCAGGGACTTTGACCGCTTGCTCGCCGAGGTGCGGCCGGACACCGTGATCGTCACGAGCATCGACCGGACGCACCACCACTACATCATCCGGGCACTCGAGGCCGGAAGCGACGCGATCACTGAAAAACCGATGACGACGACTGCTGAAAAATGCCAAGCCATTATCGGCGCGGTGCGGCGCACCGGTAGAGCGCTGACGGTGACCTTTAATTACCGCTACAGCCCGCGCAACGCCAAGGTCAAAGAGCTCATCCAGTCGGGTGAGATTGGCGAGGTGTTGTCCGTGCACTTCGAGTGGCTGTTAGATACCCGACACGGCGCGGACTACTTTCGGCGCTGGCACCGCGACAAGCGCAACTCGGGCGGGCTGATGGTGCACAAGGCCAGCCACCACTTCGACCTGGTGAACTGGTGGTTGGGCGACGTCCCCGAGATGGTCTTCGCCATGGGCGGCCTGCGCTTTTACGGCCGCGACAACGCCGAAGCCAGGGGCGTAGAGCACTTTTACAGCCGTGCGTACGGCTCCGAAGCGGCCAAGTGCGACCCCTTTGCGATCGACCTAGCGGCCGACCCTGAGCTCAGGGCGCTCTACCTAGACGCGGAACACGAAGACGGTTACTTTCGCGATCAGAGCGTTTTCGGCGACGGTATCTCCATCGAGGACACGATGGCCGTATTGGTGCGTTACGAAGGCGGCGCCGTCATGAGCTATTCGCTCAACGCACACTGTCCCTGGGAAGGTTACCGCGTGATGTTGAACGGCACCAAGGGCCGCCTGGAGGTCGATGTGGTGGAGCGTTCCTACGTCTCGGGGAGCGTCGGCGACCACAAGACGTTAGAGCAGCACCACGTGGAGGTCGACCCCTCCTACGGTCGAGGGGAGCGCGCGGAGCGGCCGACGCTGCTGCTGCAAAAGCACTGGGAGCGAGCCCAAGCGGTCCCCTTCGAAGAGGGGCGCGGCGGTCACGGCGGCGGCGACGTCCGGCTGTTGGACGATCTCTTTTTCGGCGCGAGCGACGACCCCCTAGGGCGCGCTGCAGGCTACCTCGACGGGGCGAGGAGCGTCCTTACCGGTGTGGCGGCGAATCAGTCCTTGGCAACTGGGCTGCCGGTCAACATCGGAGACTTGGTGAAGTGGTGA
- a CDS encoding Gfo/Idh/MocA family protein, giving the protein MDKLRVAVVGGGIGKAHLDAYLKLSEEIEVVAVCDLDLAKAQGLAETYRVPRVTRDLADLCRMEDLDVIDLCTPPQGHFEQIQQVLAAGKHVVCEKPLVGSLREADALIAAEAASQGRVMPIFQYRFGRGLQKLKHLVAQGVAGRAYLSTVETAWRRRASYYDVPWRGKWQTELGGALLSHAIHAHDMLTYILGSTKSVFARTATRVNPIEVEDCASVSLEFSDGSLASLSVTLGSPQEITRHRFCFENLVAESNTEPYNNSAEPWRFVGDTPEVDARIGAALARFEPLPERYEGQFFRFVRALRQGSALPVTLADARASLELVTAMYDSAQTGQDVTLPIGEDHPKYGGWLPQTVPAGG; this is encoded by the coding sequence ATGGACAAGCTCAGGGTCGCCGTAGTTGGTGGGGGGATCGGGAAGGCGCACCTAGACGCCTACCTCAAGCTTTCGGAAGAGATTGAGGTCGTTGCGGTGTGCGATCTCGACCTCGCCAAGGCTCAGGGGCTCGCCGAGACCTACCGCGTGCCACGGGTGACGCGGGACCTCGCCGACCTCTGCCGTATGGAGGATCTGGACGTCATCGACCTCTGCACGCCGCCGCAGGGGCATTTCGAGCAGATCCAGCAGGTGCTGGCAGCGGGCAAGCACGTGGTATGCGAAAAGCCCCTCGTCGGGTCGCTCCGGGAGGCCGACGCGCTGATCGCCGCCGAGGCCGCGTCACAGGGGCGGGTCATGCCCATCTTTCAGTACCGCTTTGGGCGCGGTCTGCAAAAACTCAAGCACCTGGTCGCTCAAGGCGTCGCGGGGAGAGCGTACCTGAGCACCGTCGAAACCGCCTGGCGTCGGCGCGCTAGCTACTACGACGTGCCCTGGCGGGGCAAGTGGCAGACCGAACTCGGGGGCGCGCTACTCAGCCACGCCATTCACGCCCACGACATGCTGACCTATATCTTGGGTTCCACCAAAAGCGTGTTTGCGCGCACCGCTACGCGCGTGAACCCCATCGAGGTCGAGGACTGCGCGTCGGTGTCGCTCGAGTTCTCTGACGGTTCGCTCGCCTCGCTCTCGGTGACCCTCGGTTCGCCGCAGGAGATCACGCGGCACCGCTTTTGTTTCGAGAACCTCGTGGCCGAGAGCAACACCGAGCCCTACAACAACTCGGCCGAGCCGTGGCGCTTTGTCGGCGACACGCCCGAGGTGGACGCGCGGATCGGGGCGGCCCTAGCGCGTTTTGAGCCGCTCCCCGAGCGCTACGAAGGGCAGTTTTTCCGTTTCGTGAGGGCCTTGCGGCAGGGCAGTGCGCTGCCCGTCACCTTGGCGGACGCGCGAGCCTCGCTCGAGCTGGTGACCGCCATGTACGACTCGGCGCAGACGGGCCAAGACGTAACGCTGCCCATCGGCGAAGATCACCCCAAGTATGGCGGCTGGCTGCCACAAACTGTACCCGCCGGAGGTTAA
- a CDS encoding Gfo/Idh/MocA family protein produces the protein MLERSSQQREGVTPEGPINAALVGVSGFGRVHYGDLLRQQERGRVRLIGATVINQAEEVETCRHLQALGCRLYDDAETMFRELRGEIDLCCIPTGIHQHAPMTVAALRAGANVLVEKPAAATLGDVYAMRAAERETGGFVAVGFQSMYAPETLVMKRAILAGDIGKLRAIKCRALWPRLDSYYTRNAWAGRLKLGERWVLDSPFNNAVAHQLNMICFLAGTELHRSARLQRVEAELLRAHAIESADTASLRLLTEDGVTLHFVVTHCSETVLDPEIVVRGDRGSIHWTFDEMRLQKRDGSLVQLPCLGGTPLRDAMQEAVRARVRDPEVFVCDLGVAGTHTLAVNGAHLACPVHAIPERFVERYPAEGAIKTVVRGIEGAVARAFDEERLFSELGVPWARPGGVASLTDPQAVAAAFR, from the coding sequence ATGCTTGAACGCTCGAGCCAGCAGCGTGAAGGGGTCACCCCCGAAGGGCCCATCAACGCCGCACTAGTCGGCGTGTCGGGCTTCGGCCGGGTTCACTATGGCGACCTCTTGCGTCAGCAGGAGCGCGGGCGCGTGCGCCTCATCGGCGCTACCGTCATCAACCAAGCCGAAGAGGTAGAGACCTGCAGGCACCTCCAGGCGCTCGGCTGCAGGCTTTACGACGACGCCGAGACGATGTTCAGGGAGCTGAGGGGTGAGATCGACCTCTGTTGCATCCCGACCGGCATCCACCAGCACGCGCCGATGACGGTCGCGGCTCTGCGCGCGGGCGCAAACGTGCTGGTCGAAAAACCGGCGGCGGCCACCCTCGGCGACGTCTACGCGATGCGGGCCGCCGAACGGGAGACGGGGGGCTTCGTCGCGGTCGGCTTTCAGAGCATGTACGCGCCCGAAACGCTCGTGATGAAGCGCGCCATCCTAGCGGGTGACATCGGTAAGCTCAGGGCTATCAAGTGCCGCGCCCTGTGGCCGCGCCTGGACAGCTACTACACCCGCAACGCGTGGGCGGGCCGCCTCAAGCTGGGGGAGCGGTGGGTGCTCGACTCGCCGTTCAACAACGCCGTGGCGCACCAGCTCAACATGATCTGTTTTCTGGCGGGTACGGAGCTGCACCGCTCGGCGCGGCTGCAGCGCGTCGAGGCTGAGCTCCTCCGCGCTCACGCCATCGAAAGCGCCGACACCGCCTCGCTGCGCCTCCTCACCGAAGACGGCGTCACGCTGCACTTCGTGGTCACCCACTGCTCCGAAACCGTGCTGGATCCGGAGATCGTGGTGCGGGGCGACCGGGGCTCTATCCACTGGACCTTTGACGAGATGCGCCTGCAAAAGCGTGACGGTAGCCTCGTGCAGCTGCCCTGCTTGGGGGGCACCCCGCTCAGGGACGCCATGCAGGAGGCGGTGCGGGCGCGCGTTCGCGACCCCGAGGTGTTCGTCTGCGACCTCGGCGTCGCGGGGACGCACACCCTGGCGGTCAACGGCGCTCACTTGGCTTGCCCCGTACACGCTATTCCCGAGCGCTTCGTCGAGCGCTACCCTGCAGAGGGCGCTATCAAGACCGTGGTCAGAGGCATCGAAGGCGCGGTCGCCCGCGCCTTCGACGAGGAGCGGCTTTTTAGCGAGCTGGGGGTGCCCTGGGCGCGCCCGGGCGGCGTCGCCTCCCTCACCGACCCCCAAGCGGTCGCCGCGGCGTTTCGGTGA